The sequence GGCTGCATAAAAATAGCGTAGCAGTCGTTAAAACTACTACGCTATAAAAAGTCTAACTTTTGGGGGTCACATCATTTCGAGCCTCTTTTTTAATATATTTCATCAGCTATATTTACAATTTCAATACCTACATTTTCCGCATTACGAAGCGTAAAACCTGTTCCGCTTTTCTGCATAAGGCAAAATGCAATACAAAATGATGAATCTTTAATCATCTTCAAATTTCTCAATTTCATACAATCGTCCGTATACACGCTTTCGGTAATATAAATTATCTTATCGGCTTTTGAAAGTACCATTCTGTATCTGAATTGTTCGCTCTCTTTCCACATTTTACTCTGACCGTAACAGGGAAGGTACATAACAAGTTTTATATTCTGATATTTCTCACGCATTTCAATTACAGTTTCTGCGGCTATTGTATCAAAACCAAGTGCACCGCCGTCTATAAACGTATTAACACCGTATTCGGTAATCATTTTTTCTATATTCTCGGCAAGTTGTGCCTTTACAATTTCAATTTTTGATTGTGCTATTTTTCTGTGTCCCGTAAAAAAGCACGTCTTGCTCTTATCCACAAAATCACCTCTGAAATATTATACACTTATGATATGATTTTTTCAAGTGTTATCTTACCAAAAAATACATTGAGCCGACAACCGTTACAAACGCAAGAACAAACAAACTTATACCGCCTAATTTATTATTATCCTTTAAATTATACACTCCGTAGCTGACTACTGAAGTAGTACATACTAAAATCACCATTATAACCAATACATTTCTTACCATTTTATTCCCTCACAATCAATCCTGTTCTTCTGACTTTAAAGTTGGTACACACAGAGAATTTGTATTCGCTCCAGCCTACGTTTTTTTTGAACCAATTATATTGATTATTTGTTAAAAACTTGTATTTTACCTTTTCATTTAATTTTAAAATGTCACTATTATACTTTTTTGTAAAGTTATTTATAAATTCTGTACAAGCACTGCTCGTATAATTTGCTACATCTCTTTCAAAATCTTCGATTTTATTTTCTACATTATAGTCTGCCGGTAGGGAATAAAGGTCACTTTCTATATACAATTCTATATCAACGGTCTTTTTATCAGTATCAATTTTATATTTTGGCTTTTTCTGTTGAGTTGTTTTTACGGTTATAGGAATATCGGGAGTATCATTATTATAATAAGTAAGATAACTATAAGTATAGTCACCTTTTAACATCTTACATATTTCAGTTTCAACTTCACCAAGTTCACCGACCATTTTATCCTTTTCAAACACAGCCGCACCTATTGCTTCAGCTTTATTTTTCTTTTCGATAGTGGTCTCACCGCCAATATAGTTTTTTATATCATATTCATACTTGCTTGTATTTTTTTCGGCGTCTTTTTCTTTTTCATTTTCATCTTTTTCATTTGAACTTTTACTTTCAAAACTGTCCAAGCTCTCCGAACTACCCTCCGAGCCTTCATTTTGACCGTCTTTTGACTGTCCTTTATCATCATTTTGACTGTTACCGCCTGATCCCTCAATTACACCCGCAACAGGCAATATACTATCATAGTTATCTGTATATAAACCCGTAAAAAACTCTCTTAATTGACCGTCAGGAATACCTACAAGCTGATTTTTTTGGTATATTAGCTGATAATATTGTGCAGGGTTTACCTCCATTTCAGGATTTACCGATGTCAAATAGTCATTTGCTGTCGTATTTGCCACCGCTATGAACACATCAGGTCTGATTTCTTCACTTCTCACAAGTGTTTCTATCATATCTTTAACGCCCTTTTCGGCTATTTCTTTTGAAAATACTATCAATTTTGCGTGTGACATAGAAAAGCTTTTACTTACTATATTATTCGCCAAGCCGACACCGGCGTATATATTTGGTGCCTCAATAGTAACGTTATCAACTATTTCACTGCCTGCTTTTCCGCCGGATTCCGACGCTCCTCCGCTTATTTGAGTGGTGTTCGCATACTGAATTGTTATTTTATAATTATCGTCATCTGTACTGTCTATACCAAGTGCAACCACATATGCGATTTCATTCGGCTCTTTTCCTGTACAGCCTGTGAGGAGTGTTGTTAAAACGACTACTATAATAGTTATAATTATTCGTATTCTACTCACTTTCACCACTCTCCTCATTTACAGTTCGTTTGTTATATATCTTTTTTGAATAAAATCCGAACAAAATAGGCAATAAAAATGCCACGGGGTATACTATTATGTTTTCCAACCGTTCAGATTTAACCAAATCCACAACAGAACTCGGCAATACAGCCACAATTCCGCTTATTATCACAACAGGAAGTATAAGCGGTTTATAATATTTAAGGTCAAATGTTATCTGCCACACATAACACAGTGCATATACATAAATTGATGAATATATAAGCACAAGAATTGACCATACAAATTGGAATATTACCTCAAATCTGCTGAAAAAGTTACCCAAATGTATCACTCTCGACAGTTGATACACGGGAATCATAAATTCTCTTGAAACCGGATAAGGATAAATTAAGCAATATGACAGTAAAATGACTACTCCGATAGTTGCACTTATATAAATTGCTCTCCAACCGCTCTTTTTTGCCTCTGAAGTATTTTCACAATAGGGAAGCAGAATGTTCAACAGCAATATATCCGAAAACAGTGAAATTGTATTTATTCCTTTGACCGTTATACTGTAAACCCCGTTGCCGAGTATCGGAAATATGTTATTTATATTGAAATACGGTATCAAAAGTATCAACGACAGCAGCAGCACTATTCCGGCAAGCGGCATAAACATATTATTTACTCTTGCTATCGGTTCAAGACCTATATATGCACCTATTCCTATAGCAAGCATAAATATCGGTATTATAAATTCTATTTTGAAGTCCTGCAAGAGTACAATTTTGACTGTTTCGGGGAAAATTCTTATAATTGACGAATAATTTATCAATAAAACTACAAAAGCAACAACTCCGACTATTATTTTAAGCCACTTTTTGCCTGTCATTTCAGCAAGCTGTATTATATTTTTATTACTTCTGTATAGTTTGGTTGTAATCCAAAACAGTCCTATTACAATCAACGTATTGTATATACACTCTATCCATGCTGCATTTCCGCTGTTTATAATCATTAT is a genomic window of Hominilimicola fabiformis containing:
- a CDS encoding SLOG family protein — translated: MDKSKTCFFTGHRKIAQSKIEIVKAQLAENIEKMITEYGVNTFIDGGALGFDTIAAETVIEMREKYQNIKLVMYLPCYGQSKMWKESEQFRYRMVLSKADKIIYITESVYTDDCMKLRNLKMIKDSSFCIAFCLMQKSGTGFTLRNAENVGIEIVNIADEIY
- a CDS encoding Ger(x)C family spore germination protein, whose amino-acid sequence is MSRIRIIITIIVVVLTTLLTGCTGKEPNEIAYVVALGIDSTDDDNYKITIQYANTTQISGGASESGGKAGSEIVDNVTIEAPNIYAGVGLANNIVSKSFSMSHAKLIVFSKEIAEKGVKDMIETLVRSEEIRPDVFIAVANTTANDYLTSVNPEMEVNPAQYYQLIYQKNQLVGIPDGQLREFFTGLYTDNYDSILPVAGVIEGSGGNSQNDDKGQSKDGQNEGSEGSSESLDSFESKSSNEKDENEKEKDAEKNTSKYEYDIKNYIGGETTIEKKNKAEAIGAAVFEKDKMVGELGEVETEICKMLKGDYTYSYLTYYNNDTPDIPITVKTTQQKKPKYKIDTDKKTVDIELYIESDLYSLPADYNVENKIEDFERDVANYTSSACTEFINNFTKKYNSDILKLNEKVKYKFLTNNQYNWFKKNVGWSEYKFSVCTNFKVRRTGLIVRE
- a CDS encoding GerAB/ArcD/ProY family transporter, giving the protein MIDRKKMTTLLINVISVKMLLTFPKIMIINSGNAAWIECIYNTLIVIGLFWITTKLYRSNKNIIQLAEMTGKKWLKIIVGVVAFVVLLINYSSIIRIFPETVKIVLLQDFKIEFIIPIFMLAIGIGAYIGLEPIARVNNMFMPLAGIVLLLSLILLIPYFNINNIFPILGNGVYSITVKGINTISLFSDILLLNILLPYCENTSEAKKSGWRAIYISATIGVVILLSYCLIYPYPVSREFMIPVYQLSRVIHLGNFFSRFEVIFQFVWSILVLIYSSIYVYALCYVWQITFDLKYYKPLILPVVIISGIVAVLPSSVVDLVKSERLENIIVYPVAFLLPILFGFYSKKIYNKRTVNEESGESE